Proteins from a genomic interval of Medicago truncatula cultivar Jemalong A17 chromosome 3, MtrunA17r5.0-ANR, whole genome shotgun sequence:
- the LOC25489220 gene encoding uncharacterized protein: protein MIFFFIGSSILHLFHNFFLTYSMFLPFQALQLKAKMHRLRAMYREFYSLLQNIGFGWNAETNTVTASEEVWKNYLKVHPKAAQFQKKGCDFACNLGLFSYQVCGCSR from the exons atgatcttcttcttcatcgGCTCTTCGATTCTTCATCTATTCCACAATTTTTTCCTCACTTATTCGATGTTCCTT CCGTTTCAAGCTCTCCAACTAAAGGCAAAGATGCATAGGTTGCGTGCCATGTATCGTGAGTTCTATTCACTGTTGCAGAACATCGGATTTGGCTGGAATGCTGAAACAAACACTGTTActgcaagtgaagaagtctggAAAAATTATCTGAAG GTACATCCCAAAGCTGCACAGTTTCAAAAGAAAGGGTGTGACTTCGCATGTAACCTCGGATTGTTCTCTTACCAAGTGTGTGGATGCTCTCGATGA
- the LOC11410316 gene encoding plasmodesmata-located protein 7: MVKTKKIFSLVIFSTFILHSLSISTDTFLYGGCTQEKYTPTYESNLNSLLTSLINSATYTSYNNFTIISSNPNDIVYGVYQCRGDISMPDCSSCIARAVSRTGDICPGVCGGVVQLEGCYVKYDNVKFLGMQDKTIVLKKCGPEVGYDPGTIDAVLGGLAGSGGLFRVGGSGQLKGMAQCVGDLSFVECQDCVTEAIRRLRNDCTSGDYGDMFLGKCYARYSTGGAGGAHAYSKPHGKSDHDGEKTFAIIIGLLAAVAILIIFLAFLRRICEGQGK, encoded by the exons AtggtcaaaacaaaaaaaatcttctccCTCGTAATCTTCTCAACTTTCATTCTCCATTCACTTTCCATCTCCACAGACACATTCCTCTACGGTGGGTGCACACAAGAAAAATACACCCCAACCTACGAATCCAACCTAAACTCACTCCTCACATCCCTAATCAACTCAGCAACCTACACATCCTACAATAACTTCACCATCATCTCCTCAAACCCTAACGACATCGTCTACGGCGTCTACCAATGTCGCGGCGACATCTCCATGCCAGACTGCTCCTCCTGCATTGCACGTGCCGTCTCACGCACCGGTGACATATGTCCTGGCGTGTGCGGCGGCGTAGTGCAACTAGAAGGGTGTTATGTGAAATATGACAATGTTAAGTTTTTAGGCATGCAAGATAAAACGATTGTGTTGAAGAAATGTGGGCCTGAAGTAGGGTATGACCCGGGTACGATAGATGCTGTGTTGGGTGGGTTGGCGGGTTCAGGTGGGTTGTTTAGGGTTGGTGGTTCGGGTCAGTTGAAGGGAATGGCACAGTGTGTTGGGGATTTGAGTTTTGTGGAGTGTCAAGATTGTGTTACAGAGGCAATCCGACGGTTGAGAAATGATTGTACTTCTGGGGATTATGGAGATATGTTCTTGGGGAAGTGTTATGCAAGGTACTCTACTGGTGGTGCTGGTGGGGCACATGCTTACTCCAAGCCTCATG GTAAATCAGACCACGATGGTGAGAAGACATTTGCCATAATTATTGGATTATTAGCAGCTGTAGCTATACTCATTATTTTCCTAGCTTTCTTGAGAAGGATTTGTGAGGGACAAG GTAAATGA
- the LOC11426565 gene encoding probable E3 ubiquitin-protein ligase ARI7 has protein sequence MDSDDMHDANDVESLDDDFYGGETEDDDDNNNDAADDYVDGADNSDLAQRTEINFSILKESDIRERQEDDIRSVAAVLSIPPVAASILLRHYNWNVSNVNEAWFADEDGVRRKVGLLEKPAYKNPDANKMPKLTCGICFEAYRPSKIHTASCGHPYCSSCWGGYIGTSINDGLGCLMLRCPDPACAAAVDQDMIDAFASAEDKKKYERYLVRSYIEVNKKTKWCPAPGCEHAVNFDAGDENYDVSCLCSYSFCWNCTEDAHRPVDCDTVSKWILKNSAESENTNWILAYTKPCPKCKRSIEKNRGCMHMTCSAPCRFQFCWLCLGDWSDHRGACNRFQDSEKQAVYDETEKRREMAKKSLVKYTHYYERWATNQSSRQKALTDLHQMQTVHMENLSDIQCQPESQLKFITEAWLQIVECRRVLKWTYAYGYYLDEHELAKKKLFEYLQGEAESGLERLHLCAEKELQVFLSAEGPSKEFNDFRSKLAGLTRVTKNFFENLVRALENGLSDVDSNGAATSKAKSSKNAAGSSKGRGKGTNRATVSSKITVDNEWYCVECTYANVGSATACAMCSEWSCGQCTYANIGSATACAVCNQQRQ, from the exons ATGGATTCTGATGATATGCACGATGCCAACGATGTTGAATCCCTCGATGACGATTTCTACGGTGGTGAAAccgaagatgatgatgataataacaATGATGCTGCTGATGATTACGTTGATGGTGCTGATAATTCTGACCTTGCTCAGAGAACTGAGATAAATTTTTCCATATTGAAAGAATCAGATATCCGGGAACGGCAGGAAGATGATATCAGGAGTGTCGCAGCAGTTCTTTCCATACCACCTGTTGCTGCAAGCATCCTACTTCGTCATTATAATTGGAATGTCAGTAATGTTAATGAAGCTTGGTTTGCTGATGAAGACGGAGTCCGAAGAAAAGTTGGCTTGTTGGAGAAGCCAGCTTATAAGAATCCTGATGCTAACAAAATGCCTAAGCTTACTTGCGGCATCTGTTTTGAAGCTTATCGTCCTTCTAAGATTCACACTGCTTCTTGTGGTCATCCGTACTGTTCTTCATGCTGGGGAGGATATATTGGCACTTCAATCAACGATGGTCTGGGATGCTTGATGCTGAGATGTCCTGATCCCGCCTGTGCTGCTGCCGTTGATCAAGATATGATTGATGCATTTGCATCTGCTGAAGATAAAAAGAAGTATGAACGTTACCTTGTTAGATCTTACATTGAAGTCAATAAAAAG acCAAGTGGTGTCCTGCTCCTGGTTGTGAACATGCAGTTAATTTTGATGCTGGTGATGAAAATTATGACGTATCTTGCCTCTGTTCATATAGCTTTTGCTGGAATTGCACTGAAGATGCTCACCGTCCAGTGGATTGCGACACAGTGTCgaagtggattttgaaaaacAGTGCAGAATCTGAAAACACGAACTGGATACTTGCTTACACGAAGCCGTGTCCCAAGTGCAAGAGATCGATTGAAAAAAACCGTGGATGCATGCATATGACATGTAGTGCACCTTGCAGATTTCAATTTTGCTGGCTATGCCTTGGTGATTGGTCAGACCATCGCGGTGCTTGCAATCGTTTTCAAGACTCTGAAAAACAGGCGGTGTATGATGAAActgaaaaaagaagagaaatggcAAAGAAATCATTGGTGAAGTACACACATTATTATGAGCGGTGGGCTACAAACCAATCTTCAAGGCAAAAAGCTCTTACTGATCTACACCAGATGCAAACTGTTCATATGGAGAATCTTAGTGACATACAGTGCCAACCTGAGTCGCAGCTTAAGTTCATAACCGAGGCTTGGTTACAGATAGTTGAGTGCAGGCGGGTATTGAAGTGGACATATGCATATGGATACTATTTAGATGAGCATGAGCTTGCTAAAAAGAAGCTCTTTGAGTACTTGCAAGGTGAGGCAGAATCAGGCTTGGAGAGACTTCATCTATGTGCCGAAAAGGAACTCCAAGTATTCCTCAGTGCTGAAGGCCCCTCTAAAGAATTCAACGATTTTCGCTCAAAACTAGCTGGATTGACCCGTGTGACTAAAAACTTCTTCGAGAATTTGGTTAGGGCATTAGAGAATGGTTTAAGTGATGTGGATAGTAATGGAGCTGCTACGAGCAAAGCAAAGAGTTCAAAAAATGCTGCAGGGAGCAGTAAGGGAAGAGGAAAGGGGACAAATCGAGCTACCGTGTCCAGCAAAATAACCGTTGATAATGAGTGGTATTGTGTTGAATGTACCTATGCAAACGTCGGATCTGCCACTGCTTGCGCCATGTGCAGTGAGTGGTCTTGTGGGCAATGTACCTATGCAAACATCGGATCTGCCACAGCATGCGCGGTGTGCAATCAACAGCGTCAATGA